The Falco biarmicus isolate bFalBia1 chromosome 1, bFalBia1.pri, whole genome shotgun sequence DNA segment GCCCCAAGTGGCTGCGCATGTGCCGTGTCATGGTGCCCCGCTGCGTGAACATCTTGCCACAGATGTTGCAAGGGAAGGGCCGCGTCAGCCAATGAGTCTTCTCATGCTGCCGCAGCGTGGCTGGATCCTTGTAGCTCTTCTCACACACCGAACACTTGAAGGGCCGGGACTCCGTGCCGTAGGACTGGTTGGGGTTGGATAAATCCTCGGCTTCATCCTTGCCGCCGTATGTGCCTTCCTCCTTGATGTAAAGGTCTTCCTCAGTGTGCGTCTCCACATGGGCATtgagctgctcagagctggggAAACCTTTGCCACAGGGGATACAGACATACAGGTTGTCACCATAGGCCACTGGCTCAAACCCCTCCTGCCGGTAGACATAGTTGGCACTAGTGTGCCCGCCGCTCTCGCTCTCACTCTGGCCGCTGTCATCGCTGTTCTCCTTACCATTTTCCACCTCCTCCTTACACGGGTAGGGTAGGTCTGCGCCATAGGCCCCGGCCAGACTCCGCTCCACAGACTTGGACAAGGGCCCCAGCAGGATACCATTGGGCAGCCCTTCACCCTCGTCCCTGTCTTTGCCCCCCTCCTTTCGGTCAAAGGCATTGTCTTTCTTGATCCACTCCTTCTTGCGGGACGAGTGGCGGAGGCCCTTGCGCTGGCTGCTCTCTGTCAGTGAGTGGTGGCACTCTTCGCTCAGATCCATCTCCATGGGGTCACTGCTGTCTGCCATGCTGTGGGGGGCTCCGACTCCAGACTCGTCGAACGATGAGGCACTGTTGGCTGCGGGGGCTGAGGCAGATTGGGGAGAGCCATGCTGGCTTTCGCTGTGCTGCGTGTCATCGTGGGAGGCTGCAACAGGGAGCGACGGGCTTTTTTTGGACAGGTCGAGGCCTAGCTCCTGGTCGCCGGTGCTCCCATTTGCACTGCTGCCCCCACCGCCGTTCTTACTGGCTCCCCTGCTTAAGGAGTGACAGTTCTCTTGGTTGGAGCTGCTGATGAAGACCTCGTCATCAGAGAGCTTTCCCTTTGATAGCTCCTTTGAATGTGAGCCCTTCAACCCCTCGTTTGACCCTGAATAGCGAGCTTGGATGACCGAAGCAGTGGAAAGTCTCTGACTCCTGGCAGATCTCCCAACACCAAGGCCACCGGCCTTGCCAGCAAAGGACTTGCCATTCCGCTTCAGCTTCTTTCTACAGAGAGCTGCCAGGTCGTGCAGTTGGAGGTAGCTTGCTGCGGTGAGGAGAGCATTAAAGTTCTGTTCACCGGGCTGGTCAGTCGTTAAGAGCTTACCAGTATAAATAAAGTCCAAGATCTGCCGGAACACGGTGGGGTTCACCATGTCCGTGTCTAAGTTAATCAGGTTGTCATGCAGGACAAGGGATTTGAAATacatgctgctggctgccaggaTGTTCTTATGGGCACGAAACAGGGCATTTTCTACCACGATGATAACATCACAGAGGAAACCTTTGGCTCGTTGCTGGTTCAGCTGCAGTAGCAGTTGTTTGGCATGATTTGGCAGTTCCATCTccaccttctcttcctttcacctTCACCTTACCACCTGCAAAACAGGAGGACGAGAGGTGTGAACCTGCTGTTTCCACTTGAACAAGTCTATATTTAATAGACTGGCTGTACACAGTGCAGTCTGTATTAGGCTTGACGCTGACTAAGGAGCTCTGCGTACATTCAACCCTGCAAGCTGTGATCCTGCTTGGAATACAGTCTTCTAGAAGTATTCCTCATGCTAAGATTTGATTCCAGCCTTTCAAAAATCAGATTTGTAAGTAtctttttataaaagcaatCATAGTTTGCCTGGAAATACTATTCAGAAGTtaccagcaggaaaaaaatagttaggCACAGGGGAAAGCTGTTTCCCTCTCCTGACATAAGTCTGAAAGGGAGGatgaagagcaagaaaaaaaaaaaggaagaataaagaaGCATCTACTTCACTTCCATTTGCATATCTGAGCATGTAAAATAATTAGCATAAGCTGCATCTTCCCTGCTTTAACATGtagttttgtttcttggctCTTACATGTTGAAATGTTATAacacccagctgctctggggttGAGAAAATTACACGTAGCAACTAAATCCATTGAAATTGAATTGATCACACTGAGGTGTGAACGGGAAATCTCCTTAAGAGTAGGAAAGGCTGCTTTACAAACCACCCCCTTGGCAATGTCGCTGTCCCAATCCATTGACATGAAGGGCTAGAATCAACCCTGAACTGGCTGAAATTCAGGATGTTGAGCTAGCTAAATGCCACCAAATGTCTTCACCAatctgaaactgttttcttaaattaattctttagttttgaaggaatttttttaaaactaatagACTCAGGTAATCTGTCTCAAGTCACTGTCTCTCTACCCTGAAGTActaggaagaaaggaagattgTGGTTACCTCTTTGTAGTTCATGTATTTCAAAACCAGTATTCATGACTTATTTTAGTTTAGATATTTATATTGGCTTTCCAGTAGCATGGATTGTAGGAAATACCTAGTTTGAGGCATATCAGAACTAATTGCAATTGAAAGTTTGGTAGATGCAATACATAAAGACCAGAATTTAAATCTGGGGCTACATTCAGGAATACAAGATcaacttttaaactttttttcttgagttttttgtttgaaagtgCCAACTATTACTTGTAATGGGCATTTATCTGTTGAAGTTGGTTTAAAATAGTTTCTAATGTTCAAATTTGAAATTACATACCAAACATGTAACAGTCACCTTTAGCCCTTCCACTTCCTTACTTCCTTTCCCACTTCATCGTATTATTGAGagatttctctttttgaagAAGGAGCAGGCCATAAGGTCATAGAAATGAAGAGCTTAAGTTTTCTCTTAAAATCATCATCAGTTAACGTTTTTATTGCTTGTGAGTCCCATTACAACGTTCTGTCCCATCAAATTTCTGATGATGAAGCATTAGACTGCATTATCTTCCCTCTGTGTCAAGTATGTgtacacaagaaaaagaaataaggagTGATACtgtcaatattaaaaatagccTCCCTCAGACCTGATTCTCACTAATTGGTGATAAATAGATTAAATTTGGCAGAAAGGTAGTGAACTTACATCATCCATTTCTGCGCaacaaaaagattttgctttatGAAAAAAGCTATCAAGAAGCAAATGAATGCaatttttcttgcaattttGCTGCCTGACTAGCCTCATACATAATACTTCTACCAACAGATCTGCCAGGCAAGTGCCTCCCTTCTTCTACAGGACACATTTCTTCACTTGGTTAGCTAGTCAGCATGGTACTTTGTTATGCATTTGGTAGAATTTTGTGACCCCCATTCAGTGCTCCAACACCTAATTAAGCATCCACACAGATCACAGTGGCTCGTCACCTTGACCCACAGCTAAAATGGctgctctgatttttctgttctgtattgtTTCAGCAATGGATGGGAACCCAAGATGACAGTGGTTTCACCACTGTGCCTTTGTGCACATGAGTATTGTTCCCAGAGGTGACTGGCTTTAGAAAGGGTGGCAACCAGAAGGAGGGAATACAGGTTTGCCATGGTGCTAGCCAGTTATTTCTTCTCGATCTATAGTCTTTCCGTCATAGAAACTCACCCTTCAGCATCACAAAAACATGGTAAGAGACAGGGATTACCACCACTGAACAGTGTTGAgcactttaaaaacaagttttgctGTAATTAGTTACATCAGAGTTGCAGCACACAGGCAATGTGTCTGGTTCTAGTGGCTTGCTTCCAGAATTGCTGATTAAGAGGAAGAAGCAACAGCACAGAGGCACCAAATACCCACTTTTATCTAGCCAGGCCAGTAAAAGCACTTACTTCTGGGTCACCGAGATATATTGATAGGAGAGGACAAAAACATGGCTTGCAACATAACACAGCatctatatatataatacatcCTGCTCAAGAATAGCAAGAAGCAGACTACTACTACACTATTTTCACTACAAACATAATGGTGCTTTTCCATGCATAACCTGCAAAATCTCTGGATATGTTTTTAAGTGTTCCATAAAGGACAAatatgggaaaggaaaggaaacagcacagccaatattttttttgcctaaaCAGACTAAAAAAGTATGTTACTAAAGTAAAAGCAAGCTTATTTCCCATTCATGTGGCACTTGAGGCAGAGGTCTAGAAATCTCTGTATATGTGTTTGTCTAAGCCTTTGCAAAGAGTCAAGGTTTGCAGCAGCTATcaataggaaatatttttagatttttacttttttgttttgtttttactttttttttttttcttctttctaccTTAAGTGATATTGAAACCAGGTAATGAGCCTGCAGGGAAAGCCCTGGAAACAGAGGTAGAAttatagttttgctttttactggCATTCATGAGGAAGATAATGTTGTTATTAAAACCTCAGTATGTTCTGCAGCATAAAAATTAGCATAGTACAAGTTATTTAAATTACCTCTATTTATCTCATATGTCAAATTTTACAGAAGTATTCACATTCAATAGGATTTAAGTATGAGGTGTAGGTTATTACCTTTAGTAGAATTTAAAAGCAGTGGTCAGGTTTAAGCACTATAACGCTGCCTATCAAATTTGAATTTGTTAGCTGAAGTCTTAACATGGATTTAGCAACCCCAACAAAATGTAGGCAGCAAAACTTTCAGCCAGGTTTAGAGCCCCATGTTTAAAATTCTGCCAGAACTGCCCACAGAGGGCTTTTACCAGGACAGCACCATGGGTCAGAGAACACACCTTTGACTGACGTACCTTTGTTGACAAAAGCTTTATAGCATCAACCTGGTTTGTTTATCTTGTGCAgtcctgaacaaaaataaatccattgCAGGTATTATCCAGAGCTGACCAGTTACAAACCCTTCTTTAGCAGTGATGCATTTCAGAGGTGAGGGAAGAGGGGAGTGTTGGAAATCTTGTTAGCAAAAGAGAAGCAGGCATTATTCCTTAATCTATAACATTCCTAAGATCTCATTTCTAGCTGAAAGCATGGGACCAAAGACGAACTATGAGATTAAGTCCAGTATAAAAGTTAGCACATCTTCCCAAACAAATGGTAGATGCTGCCTTACAAGGCTTTGCTATCCTTTAGTTTGCAGAGGCTGGCTCTAACAAACCCTAAACATTTGGATAGCATCATGAGcagcaataacaacaacaaaagcccccaaaagctctgaaaaatcaCAGTGGTTTATATTTCTTGTATCTCAGTATAATTTGTAAGAacccttcattttctgttttctgcaaaaagagaagaaacataTTCCCAGTTCAGAGGAGCCCTGGCTCAGAAAAGGCTCAGAtgcatttctaattaaaaaaaaaacaaacacaaacaacaacaaaccccagACCTCAAGAATATGTAGATGTCTCAATAGGGTCACAGTCTTTTATCATTGAATTTGGTGTGCAAAATTTAACtcctttgcatttaaaacagaataacAGAAGGGCTTGGACAAATAGCATTAGTCTTTTTTCAGATTCAGTTACTTCCTAGTCATTCAAGACATAGTTTTTAGAGCAGTGAACCTGCTTAAACATTCCTGTGCAAGCAGAGAATGAAGCAAGACTGAAGCTCTCTGCTACCTCCACCATATCCATGACACCAAGACACAGCGCATgcaaagacatgaaaaatacagGGCACAAATCACAGAATACAGTGATGCTGCAAGCAGATGCCACACATCAAACAAAGCTTTGCAAGCTAAAAGCCAATAGCATCTTCATAAGCAGTATTGCCCAAGGAGCTGGCTAACAGTTagctgctgtgccagcctgggGCACACTGTGAAGATTGTGCAGAACACACAgactgctgcaggagctgtgctaCTCTCactacaaagcagaaaaaatgaagttttttctCAATTTCCACAAAGACTCTGGATATCACAGAAAATTAGATTGCCAAAGTACAGGAGAAGAGGAATCCCTTCACCCCTTTTAAATAGTATAAAATCTACATATTCACTAAAAAGAATCAGTTCTGTAATGTCACTAAATCTCTTCATCAACATAATTGCTGAATGAATTCTACTAAATGTGCTATCTTAGCAACCTCTGGCAGGAGATGCTATTTGATTTCATCTCTGAGTTATAGATTGCAGCATATGAATATTGTTTACCTTTTAAGAAGCAACACCAGTGAAGCAAAGAATCAATCAAAAACAGATCTAAGGAATCACTCATTTCACGTAGAGGATTTGTGGATGGATGAGAAGGCTAGACACCGAGCACCTGAACAGTGAACTAACAGTACTGCAgataaaaaccaacaaacagaTTAGATGTGATGTATCAAATTAGATGCTGTTAAAGTGTTAGCCTAACATGTTTTAATACACCTAGGAAAAGATAGTGGCCTGCTTTACTTATTTCTCCACCTTCCCAAGCAGTTGAGCTGCACCAAGCAGACACTGCAGCAGTGAGCGTAAGGAAGaacaagacaaaattatttagTTTCCTACATTGCTCTTCCCCACCAATTTACTTCTGACATTAAAAATGCTGTGTCCAGCTGCTACTGGTTCTGGGTGAAACTGACACAGATGACTTCTGCACCCCTCAGTTTCAGATAAACTAACTTTTTTAGAGCACTTGACAACCTCACCGGGAAGAGAGCTTTCCTGTTGCTCACTGGCTCATCTGATCTTCCTCTCCTTGCATCCCAACAGAACCTATTTCCAGGACTTTCCCAAAGCATCAGTGAAGTGGGCTTTCATGGCCACTAACCTtccccccaggagctgcagttGGCAGGTCATTAGCCCGTGCCTTTTAAAGGTATTCAAATtccagagcagcagaggcatAGGGAGGAATGCAGGAACTGCTTTAGCCCAagtggtgccccagcccctgtgAGCAGGCAGACAGCAGAACTCAGAAGAGGCAAGTACATGCGTTTTCATCATTGGCAGTGGAGCAGTAAAAGCTCTGTGAGGTGGGCTCAAGTAGAAAACAGGATGCATCGCCCTTGTTTTTCTCACAGGAATATCTCTCACTTCAAAATAGGTAAGACCAACATGTCAGGTTACTTGGGGAGaggtctgcagagctggggaagggagagaaagcaacatgcaggacagagcaggatGTGCAGCTGATGTTGCAGGTGTGGACATGGAAAGGAGGTGGATGGAGGATCATTTCGCAGAGGCTACCACATCAGCAAACTTAAAGTGGCCCTTGTTTAGTTTGTTACATTCCAATTAGTGCCAGGCAGAActgccctcccagctccctgaaGCAGCTCTTGCAGGACTCCCGCAGAAACAGCATAGCTTTGCTTATGGACACAAGCACGTGTTCGGTACCTCTGTGCGGCAACGTTTGGATATTAGGTACATGGGCAATACATGCTCAACTGCTTACCAGCTCCTGGCccaaaaaggagagaagaaaaagaatgagatGATTTCCCAatcccttctccttcctgttCTAGAATAACAAGGAGGGCCTGACATAGCTAGGTCCTTCTCTACTGCATGGCAaactgcccagggaaggggaaTCTTCATGGGTGAAAAGGGTAGGGGCCCTGGGTGCCTGAAAGCACTAACATCAGGAGAGCAAAGTGATTTCCAGGTAGTGcaaggctgcagcaaagcaggaacACCTTGCTATACAAGCTGAGACTATGAGCAGTAGAATGCAGATTAACCACTTGGTTGCCGCTTACCATGCCAGGTACATTGGGCTAAAGGCACCTCCATCCAGTGCTGCCCGACGTGCCAGGTACATCCCATGATGTTCCATTGAAATCACAACAGGCCATCAATAGAACGTGGCTGCACAGATGCAGAATGGAGAACCAGCAGGGACGCTgttaaatgcaattaaaaaactGCAATCAAAATTGAAACGTACATTTTAAAACGGCCACCTGCCTTAAATATGTAACTACTAGAACAACCTCCCCTCCACCCATCTCCCCGGAGCTGCTGAACTGCGACGGAAACAGAGCAGAAGGCCTCTGCAAGTTTCTTGATGATTCTCTCTGACCACCTCCATTCAGGACTCCAACAGCACTGAGGTTCGAACCAGTCCATACATATCCAAGAACAGCAGATCCCAGGATGACTGCACCAGCTTCCTTCGGCCCAGAAATTCAGGCAACTAAATATCACCATTTGGAAATGCCTCTATGAGGAGAAAAGCCTGGCGCCAGAGCTTCATGATCTCATTCCCCACACAGCACAGGCAATAGAAGAAACACTTAAATGCTAATCCTCTGTCCCCCTTCCCAAGCCTTTGAAATCCAGCTCTTCTTAGAGGTGTTACGGCATCAAGTAAAAAGGCTGGGCCCTTTGCCTTTTGTTACCTGTGGTGcaagatgggaaaagaaaatactgtatacCCTCTCCTATTTATAATGATGCTTCACTGATAATTTAATCTAGGTTCCTGGAGATTGAAGATCAAGTTGATTCAGGGTGAACTGCAGCTAGTACAAGAGTCACAGAACTTAAGATCTGTAATTCCACCCTTCCCTGCCCgaaggaaaaagcaacaatatCTTTTGAATGTCAGGGAAAGGCACTCAGCTTGTCAAACCTAGGGTACACTCTGCAGTGCCtatcctccttcctccagagttCATGTGATCAGATCCGGCGGGATTATCAAGGAAGATAGTACAAGGGTAGATGCTAAGCATAAGACCTTCTCTACAAGTGGTGATGCTgcctcagtggaaaaaaaaaccaccacaaaaccaaacaaaaaaaacccacccaaaacaccacaaaaaaccccaccccagaACAGACTAAACCTACAGCCTTACAGGGATTTCAACCAGGTTTTAAGACCCTCACAAGTGAAGAAACTTGTGCATAGCTTTTGCTGCATTGATGGCTGCATatctccagctgtgctgccagacatagaaatcttacattttaaaagttagaaaaatatTATCATTTTAACCTTAAAAGATAAAAGGCCAAATGAAAAAGACTTAGAATAATTAACGTAGTTGGATGAGGGAGAACACAAAGGAGGACACTGGCCTAGTAAATATAAAGGTCTTCATGAAAAGAGCACTGAATGTAAGGAGATAGTTCGTTCTTCCTGGTCATCTGCTGGGCTCAGGCCTAGGACAGTGTTCCCATCATTCCCACCTGCATTCTTACCCCCACAGTTCTGTAACTAAATCCCTTTCACACTGAACTAATAGGTCTTTTGTATTCAGATCGCCCTGTTTTGACTGCTATAgactgaagatttttaaatcttgtcaatacaatgaagaaatgaaatgtaaGCAAGTGTTTGCTTACTGACCTGGGTATGCTGAGCCAAGAGCATTTGCTGAACTAGCCTGAACAGACCACTGCCAGCATGAACAGGCCAACGCACATTTAAATAGTGTGCAGCTTTAAGCGTAATGGGCCAGATCCCCAGGGATTTGGAGCTTCCCCCTCTCCAAGAGATCACACACTCTAGGACTGCATATGAGCAACATACTACTGGCTGCATCTGCCAGCATCAGGGCTCTGCTAAACACTCAGCAACACTCGGCTTCAGGAAGGCTGAATGCTCTATAAAGGTATTTCTTGGACAGCAGCTCAAATGCAGATTTACACCCAGATTACAGCAATTTTGCTACTGTGAAGCAAGAAGCAGTTCTCCATAGTTTTATTTCCCCTCTAGGGCAGAGATTAGCAGAGAACTGCTTAAAACAAAGGTGTTTCCT contains these protein-coding regions:
- the HIC2 gene encoding hypermethylated in cancer 2 protein, producing the protein MELPNHAKQLLLQLNQQRAKGFLCDVIIVVENALFRAHKNILAASSMYFKSLVLHDNLINLDTDMVNPTVFRQILDFIYTGKLLTTDQPGEQNFNALLTAASYLQLHDLAALCRKKLKRNGKSFAGKAGGLGVGRSARSQRLSTASVIQARYSGSNEGLKGSHSKELSKGKLSDDEVFISSSNQENCHSLSRGASKNGGGGSSANGSTGDQELGLDLSKKSPSLPVAASHDDTQHSESQHGSPQSASAPAANSASSFDESGVGAPHSMADSSDPMEMDLSEECHHSLTESSQRKGLRHSSRKKEWIKKDNAFDRKEGGKDRDEGEGLPNGILLGPLSKSVERSLAGAYGADLPYPCKEEVENGKENSDDSGQSESESGGHTSANYVYRQEGFEPVAYGDNLYVCIPCGKGFPSSEQLNAHVETHTEEDLYIKEEGTYGGKDEAEDLSNPNQSYGTESRPFKCSVCEKSYKDPATLRQHEKTHWLTRPFPCNICGKMFTQRGTMTRHMRSHLGLKPFACEECGMRFTRQYRLTEHMRVHSGEKPYECQLCGGKFTQQRNLISHLRMHTSPT